A DNA window from Streptomyces parvus contains the following coding sequences:
- a CDS encoding ATP-binding protein has product MQRLTAHEGTDRRRLEVTTATVRSSAAYEMTSGDIGRARSFVREFLSTGQSQHGWAVSGRAMDVAQLVVSELATNVCKYAPGPCLLDVESAGTMLSIMMWDSGAVLPAPSPADPARIGRHGLELVLGVCQSFELRREAVGKRVCVQIALQDSADESPSGRTAW; this is encoded by the coding sequence ATGCAACGGCTGACAGCTCACGAGGGCACGGACCGGCGACGGCTGGAGGTCACCACGGCCACCGTGCGAAGCAGCGCTGCGTACGAGATGACCTCGGGTGATATCGGTCGGGCGCGCAGCTTCGTACGGGAGTTCCTCTCCACGGGCCAGTCGCAGCACGGGTGGGCGGTGTCCGGGCGGGCGATGGACGTCGCTCAGCTGGTGGTCAGCGAGCTCGCCACGAACGTGTGCAAGTACGCCCCGGGTCCCTGCCTGCTCGACGTCGAGTCCGCCGGGACCATGCTGAGCATCATGATGTGGGACTCCGGCGCCGTCCTGCCTGCTCCTTCGCCTGCTGATCCGGCCAGGATCGGCCGGCACGGGCTGGAGCTCGTTCTCGGGGTCTGTCAGAGCTTCGAGCTCCGCCGGGAAGCTGTCGGCAAGCGTGTGTGCGTACAGATCGCCCTGCAGGACAGCGCCGACGAAAGCCCTTCGGGCCGGACTGCCTGGTAA
- a CDS encoding beta-ketoacyl synthase, which produces MDSSRDPSPDPSDPVVLTGIGCVLPGTPDVHAFWSHVSTGTSQVTRLEKPAFAAAGLPVHAAAQLGAFDTAARLPDLAPAHAAKYNRDILATMAAVGDALADAGIARGQIAPERLSIVQSSSRGPLSWWAETITSGPEQDPYAGKATAMFRGLAGCPATLAAIAVGAKGLVTTVSSACVGGHHAIGLALRELRSGSADVVLAGGHEFPITPEVARCYLGLGDGVLSPEREDPAGAVRPYDRDRRGFALGEGAMTLCLERESSARARGARIYARVLGHRALNEAHHATSMDLVGDVTASVVSGVLDDAGRKPEEIGYVCGHGTATRYNDLAESRALRRLLPHHDDADLPPHGSNKPIYGHTFGMAGIINVAATSLMLHHQRLAPTANHRTPDPECDHDHVAEGPRDTEFDLAVSLSFAFGSQTSVMALEHA; this is translated from the coding sequence ATGGACAGCAGCCGAGACCCTTCCCCGGACCCCTCCGATCCCGTCGTGCTGACCGGCATCGGGTGCGTACTGCCCGGCACCCCCGATGTCCATGCCTTCTGGAGCCATGTCTCCACCGGAACGTCACAGGTGACCCGCCTGGAGAAGCCGGCGTTCGCCGCCGCCGGCCTGCCGGTGCACGCGGCCGCGCAGCTCGGCGCGTTCGACACCGCGGCCCGGCTGCCGGACCTCGCTCCGGCCCATGCCGCGAAGTACAACCGTGACATCCTGGCCACGATGGCCGCCGTCGGCGACGCGCTCGCGGACGCCGGGATCGCCCGCGGCCAGATCGCCCCGGAACGGCTGAGCATCGTCCAGTCCTCCTCCCGCGGCCCGCTGTCCTGGTGGGCCGAGACCATCACGTCGGGTCCGGAGCAGGATCCGTACGCCGGCAAGGCGACGGCCATGTTCCGCGGGCTGGCCGGCTGCCCGGCCACCCTGGCCGCCATCGCCGTGGGGGCGAAGGGCCTGGTCACCACGGTCAGCAGCGCCTGCGTCGGCGGCCATCACGCGATCGGCCTCGCCCTGCGCGAACTGCGGTCGGGCAGCGCCGACGTGGTGCTCGCCGGGGGCCACGAGTTCCCGATCACCCCCGAGGTCGCCCGCTGCTACCTGGGGCTCGGGGACGGGGTTCTCTCGCCGGAGCGCGAGGACCCCGCCGGCGCCGTCCGTCCCTACGACCGGGACCGGCGCGGATTCGCCCTGGGCGAGGGCGCGATGACGCTCTGCCTGGAGCGCGAATCGTCCGCCCGGGCGCGCGGCGCCCGGATCTACGCCCGGGTCCTGGGCCACCGCGCCCTCAACGAGGCCCACCACGCCACGAGCATGGACCTGGTCGGAGACGTCACCGCCTCGGTCGTCTCCGGGGTGCTCGACGATGCCGGGCGCAAGCCGGAGGAGATCGGCTACGTCTGCGGCCACGGCACCGCCACCCGGTACAACGACCTCGCCGAGAGCCGTGCCCTGCGCAGGCTGCTGCCGCACCACGACGACGCGGACCTGCCGCCCCACGGCTCCAACAAGCCGATCTACGGCCACACCTTCGGCATGGCCGGGATCATCAACGTCGCCGCCACCTCGCTGATGCTCCACCACCAGCGGCTGGCCCCGACCGCCAACCACCGCACCCCGGACCCCGAGTGCGACCACGACCACGTCGCTGAGGGGCCGCGCGACACCGAGTTCGACCTCGCGGTCTCGCTGTCCTTCGCCTTCGGCTCGCAAACCTCCGTCATGGCCCTGGAGCACGCATGA
- a CDS encoding hydantoinase/oxoprolinase family protein, translating to MNTHRIRVGIDVGGTFTDAVAVDATTLHLLGQVKVPTSHHHEDGVAHGIVEALDRLLEQTGHTPEDVTFLAHGTTQATNALLEGDVATVGLIGIGTGPGAALTRRLAAFRKLELTPGKRLPLVYAHVGDADDAPAVRAALDEVVREGAEVVVASQPFSVDRPEGEEAVAAAARDRGLPTTAAHDITSLYGLHKRTRTAVVNAAILPRMLATADLVDASITKAGVSAPLMVMRCDGGVMSLDEMRRRPLLTVLSGPAAGVAGALMQERISEGLFLETGGTSTDISVVRRGKVAVRHATMLGRTSYLSALDVRTVGVGGGSMVRVDGGKVVGVGPRSAHIAGLPYACFASAEDLRDAKVTTIRPMADDPADYAVLDAAGGRFAITMTCAANALGRVPEGDFARCDQDVARAALAPLAAALGTDVATAATKLLDAGTDQVKSVVETMMRDYRLEKDTAVLVGGGGGAASVTPHLAAVTGQEGRIARHNEVISPIGVALALIREQVERIIPGARQEQILAVRAEAEAAVIAQGAAADGVEVEVTVDPQTSTVRAVATGATELRTQDRAHRADEADRLRAAADSLRTDPASVRVLAGTPAHTVYGTEVRRRFRADRHPVRVVDADGVVRLHAPDARVETTTVGRAPEVLAGLVKEATSYGDGGVRAPALRLLLGSRIADLSGVLDPDPLLALARSELRSRAADEPVVAVVEVRS from the coding sequence ATGAACACCCACCGCATCCGCGTCGGCATCGACGTGGGCGGGACCTTCACCGACGCCGTGGCCGTAGACGCCACGACCCTGCATCTGCTGGGGCAGGTGAAGGTACCCACCAGCCACCACCACGAGGACGGTGTCGCCCACGGCATCGTCGAGGCTCTCGACCGGCTGCTGGAGCAGACCGGCCACACGCCCGAGGACGTGACGTTCCTCGCCCACGGGACAACTCAGGCTACCAACGCCCTGCTGGAGGGCGATGTGGCCACCGTCGGCCTGATCGGCATCGGCACCGGCCCGGGTGCTGCGCTGACCCGCCGGCTGGCCGCCTTCAGGAAACTGGAGCTGACCCCGGGCAAGCGGCTGCCGCTCGTCTACGCCCATGTCGGCGACGCGGACGACGCCCCCGCCGTACGCGCCGCGCTCGACGAGGTCGTCCGGGAGGGAGCCGAAGTCGTCGTCGCGAGCCAGCCGTTCAGCGTCGACCGTCCCGAGGGCGAGGAGGCGGTCGCGGCGGCCGCCCGGGACCGAGGGCTGCCGACGACGGCCGCCCACGACATCACCTCGCTGTACGGGCTCCACAAGCGGACCCGGACGGCCGTGGTGAACGCGGCGATCCTGCCGCGGATGCTCGCCACCGCCGACCTGGTCGACGCCTCGATCACCAAGGCGGGGGTGAGCGCGCCGCTGATGGTGATGCGCTGCGACGGCGGGGTGATGTCGCTGGACGAGATGCGGCGCAGACCGCTGCTGACGGTGCTGTCGGGTCCGGCGGCGGGCGTCGCCGGGGCGCTGATGCAGGAGCGCATCAGCGAGGGCCTGTTCCTGGAGACCGGCGGCACGTCCACGGACATCAGCGTGGTGCGGCGCGGCAAGGTCGCCGTGCGGCACGCCACGATGCTGGGCAGGACGTCGTACCTCTCGGCGCTCGACGTGCGGACGGTCGGCGTGGGCGGCGGTTCGATGGTCCGGGTCGACGGCGGCAAGGTCGTCGGCGTGGGGCCGCGCAGCGCACACATCGCGGGTCTGCCGTACGCCTGTTTCGCGAGCGCGGAGGACCTGCGGGACGCGAAGGTGACCACCATCCGGCCGATGGCCGACGACCCGGCGGACTACGCGGTGCTGGACGCGGCGGGAGGACGGTTCGCGATCACCATGACCTGTGCGGCGAACGCGCTCGGGCGGGTTCCGGAGGGCGACTTCGCCCGCTGCGACCAGGACGTGGCGCGGGCCGCGCTCGCCCCCCTGGCCGCCGCGCTCGGCACGGATGTCGCCACGGCGGCGACGAAGCTGCTGGACGCGGGCACCGACCAGGTGAAGTCCGTGGTGGAGACGATGATGCGCGACTACCGCCTGGAGAAGGACACCGCGGTGCTCGTCGGGGGCGGCGGAGGGGCTGCTTCGGTCACCCCGCATCTGGCGGCCGTCACCGGCCAGGAGGGGCGGATCGCCCGGCACAACGAGGTGATCAGCCCCATCGGGGTGGCCCTCGCCCTCATCCGGGAGCAGGTCGAGCGGATCATCCCGGGCGCCCGCCAGGAGCAGATCCTCGCCGTACGGGCGGAGGCCGAGGCCGCCGTCATCGCCCAGGGGGCCGCCGCCGACGGGGTGGAGGTGGAGGTGACCGTCGACCCGCAGACCAGCACCGTGCGGGCGGTCGCGACGGGCGCCACCGAGCTGCGCACCCAGGACCGTGCCCACCGGGCGGACGAGGCGGACCGGCTGCGGGCCGCAGCCGACAGCCTGCGCACCGACCCGGCGTCCGTGCGGGTCCTGGCGGGCACCCCCGCCCACACGGTGTACGGCACCGAGGTGCGCCGCCGCTTCCGCGCGGACCGGCACCCGGTGCGGGTGGTGGACGCGGACGGCGTCGTACGGCTGCACGCCCCGGACGCCCGGGTCGAGACGACGACGGTGGGCCGGGCCCCCGAGGTGCTGGCGGGCCTGGTGAAGGAGGCCACGTCGTACGGGGACGGCGGGGTCCGGGCTCCGGCGCTGCGGCTGCTGCTCGGCTCCCGCATCGCCGATCTGTCGGGGGTCCTCGATCCGGACCCGCTGCTGGCGCTGGCCCGCAGCGAGCTGCGGTCCCGGGCCGCCGACGAGCCGGTCGTGGCCGTGGTGGAGGTGCGGTCGTGA
- a CDS encoding ABC transporter ATP-binding protein: protein MTPLIECTDVTKKFGDFTALSRLNLTVPQGVVYGYLGPNGAGKSTTIRMLMGLSRPTSGQVRVLGQDPTDPEVRGRIGYLPGELRLDDRLTIGQTLASWGRLRGLTDTAHRDDLVQRFGVDPSRKVRGLSTGNRRKVGLVGAFMARPELLILDEPTNGLDPLMQQVFLSTVEEARDNGQSVLLSSHILSEVERVADLVAVLQGGRLAASGPTRELRRRAAQRFHITFAEGEEVPLTGLAALDGASAVERRTPEGQEVSLAWAGSPDTLLAFLAGRRITTLTAPEPDLEEAFLEYYQSDLPGSRGSAAAEPSAAADPVR, encoded by the coding sequence GTGACCCCTCTCATCGAATGTACGGACGTCACCAAGAAGTTCGGTGACTTCACCGCGTTGAGCCGTCTGAACCTGACGGTCCCCCAAGGCGTGGTCTACGGATACCTGGGACCCAACGGGGCGGGCAAGAGCACCACGATCCGGATGCTCATGGGCCTGTCCCGGCCCACCTCCGGCCAGGTCCGGGTGCTCGGCCAGGACCCGACCGACCCCGAGGTCCGCGGGCGCATCGGCTACCTCCCGGGCGAACTGCGGCTGGACGACCGGCTGACGATCGGGCAGACACTGGCGTCCTGGGGGCGGCTGCGGGGGCTGACGGACACCGCCCACCGGGACGATCTGGTCCAGCGGTTCGGGGTCGACCCCTCGCGCAAGGTGCGCGGGCTCTCCACCGGCAACCGCCGCAAGGTCGGCCTGGTCGGCGCCTTCATGGCCAGGCCGGAGCTGCTGATCCTGGACGAACCGACCAACGGACTCGACCCGTTGATGCAGCAGGTGTTCCTCAGCACCGTCGAGGAGGCCCGGGACAACGGACAGAGCGTGCTGCTCTCCTCGCACATCCTCTCCGAGGTCGAGCGCGTCGCCGACCTGGTCGCGGTGCTCCAGGGCGGCAGGCTCGCCGCCTCCGGCCCGACGCGGGAGTTGCGCCGCCGCGCCGCGCAGCGCTTCCACATCACCTTCGCCGAGGGCGAGGAGGTCCCGCTCACCGGGCTGGCCGCCCTGGACGGGGCGTCGGCCGTGGAGCGCCGCACCCCCGAAGGCCAGGAGGTCTCGCTGGCCTGGGCCGGATCGCCCGACACCCTGCTGGCGTTCCTGGCGGGCCGCCGGATCACCACGCTCACCGCGCCCGAGCCGGACCTGGAGGAGGCGTTCCTGGAGTACTACCAGAGCGACCTCCCCGGCAGCCGGGGCTCCGCGGCCGCGGAGCCGTCCGCGGCAGCCGACCCGGTGCGATAG
- a CDS encoding ABC transporter permease subunit: MSSPSSEIFRRGVQIQKRTLIAWSAALVLLALSVVGAWPSMEKSGALEDFASGVSPEMAAAFGIDQISSASGYLKGNLYAVLLPLLLGLMAVTATAALTGGDEEAGRLELLLALPVARRTVFLVRFLCVAFGLAVTSALVWLSVYGSVVSFDMDVSGGGVAAVTLTVGLLAVLHAGVAYAVVGFGFGRGPALGVAAGVLVVGYLLHAIAPMSDTLEPLSSVSPWEWALGNDPLVNGVPWGGVALLVGLTAVVVAVGTYAVDRRDVKNA, translated from the coding sequence ATGTCATCGCCCAGCTCGGAGATCTTCCGGCGCGGAGTACAGATCCAGAAGCGCACCCTGATCGCCTGGTCGGCCGCGCTGGTCCTGCTCGCACTCTCCGTCGTCGGCGCCTGGCCGTCGATGGAGAAGTCCGGCGCTCTGGAGGACTTCGCCTCCGGCGTCTCGCCGGAGATGGCCGCCGCGTTCGGGATCGACCAGATCAGCAGCGCCAGCGGCTACCTCAAGGGGAACCTGTACGCGGTGCTGCTCCCGCTGCTCCTCGGCCTGATGGCCGTGACCGCGACCGCCGCCCTGACCGGCGGCGACGAGGAGGCCGGGCGGCTGGAACTGCTGCTCGCGCTGCCGGTCGCCCGCCGCACCGTCTTCCTGGTGCGGTTCCTCTGCGTCGCCTTCGGACTGGCCGTCACCAGCGCGCTGGTGTGGCTGTCGGTGTACGGCTCGGTCGTCTCCTTCGACATGGACGTCTCCGGCGGCGGGGTCGCGGCCGTGACGCTGACGGTCGGACTGCTCGCCGTGCTGCACGCGGGGGTCGCATACGCCGTCGTCGGCTTCGGTTTCGGCCGCGGGCCGGCGCTCGGCGTAGCCGCGGGCGTGCTCGTCGTCGGCTATCTGCTGCATGCCATCGCACCCATGTCCGACACCCTGGAGCCGCTGTCGAGCGTCTCCCCCTGGGAGTGGGCGCTGGGCAACGACCCGCTGGTCAACGGGGTGCCGTGGGGCGGGGTCGCCCTGCTGGTGGGCCTGACCGCCGTGGTCGTCGCCGTCGGCACGTACGCGGTGGACCGACGGGACGTCAAGAACGCCTGA
- a CDS encoding enoyl-CoA hydratase/isomerase family protein gives MTPSPTAPEPAASPLLVEHNGRVVTLTLCRPHRRNAMSTAMLEQLAAELIQLTKAKSGSPGALVLTGAGGTFSSGADTREPDWRDLSRRAVRRAHFRTVFEALHAAPFPVVAAVEGYALGGGLELALACDLVVAGEGALFGLPELGVGAVPGGGAVHSLLRRAGRGVAARMLLIPGERVRADELARLGAVERTVPDGEALAAARELAASVAAGDPALLAAGVRLLRDSGHLDRTSALGVENGYWWQAASAANREPAPPGPTPS, from the coding sequence ATGACCCCTTCACCGACCGCACCCGAACCAGCGGCGAGCCCGCTCCTGGTCGAGCACAACGGGCGGGTGGTCACTCTCACGCTGTGCCGCCCGCACCGCCGCAATGCGATGTCCACCGCAATGCTGGAGCAACTCGCGGCTGAATTAATACAGTTGACAAAGGCGAAGAGCGGGTCTCCGGGTGCGTTGGTGCTCACCGGGGCCGGTGGGACCTTCTCCAGCGGCGCGGACACCCGGGAACCCGACTGGCGCGATCTGTCCCGCCGCGCGGTACGGCGGGCCCACTTCCGCACGGTCTTCGAGGCGTTGCACGCGGCCCCCTTCCCCGTGGTCGCGGCCGTGGAGGGGTACGCGCTCGGGGGCGGGCTCGAACTGGCCCTGGCCTGCGATCTGGTGGTGGCCGGGGAGGGCGCCCTGTTCGGGCTCCCGGAGCTCGGTGTGGGTGCGGTGCCGGGCGGCGGGGCGGTCCACTCGCTGCTGCGCCGGGCCGGGCGCGGGGTGGCGGCCCGGATGCTGCTGATACCCGGTGAGCGCGTACGGGCGGACGAACTCGCCCGGCTCGGCGCGGTGGAGCGCACGGTTCCCGACGGCGAGGCGCTCGCAGCGGCGCGGGAGCTGGCGGCGTCGGTGGCCGCCGGAGATCCGGCGCTCCTGGCTGCGGGGGTCCGGCTGTTGCGGGACTCCGGGCATCTGGACCGCACGAGCGCGCTCGGGGTGGAGAACGGCTACTGGTGGCAGGCCGCCTCGGCCGCGAACCGCGAACCGGCTCCCCCCGGGCCCACCCCGTCCTGA
- a CDS encoding TRAP transporter large permease subunit, which produces MGVVILLVMAAGVAAMLTRKLPTGFALVLLAVAIAFIAGAPLTGENSVLDTVLQEGAPALAATMVAILLGSWLGKLLDETGIAGTLVRKIVEFGGDRPVVVALGVLAVSTLVGTVTGSAPAAMLAGIIGIPAMIAVGIPKVTAAGTILMGIAAGMPFELPIWQFFSTALELPIPTVRGFMLKLFPFALAAAVLFVLIETRRRGVEHAWSLKSASAKPVSRREQLGDAPWYALLTPVVPLVLALGFEVAILPSMLAGVLYALLTTTRPREMNKRLLRTLYGAFEVAAAPMVLFIAIGILLAAVKLPGAVESLEPLVKAVSPQNPVLFVLVFTLLVPLCLYRGPLNVFGLGAGIAGVLIAAGIYPAVAVLGLATSYNQVFGVSDPTSTQTVWSAQYAGVTPQQVMLRTLPYVWAVALGGFCVTAATYL; this is translated from the coding sequence ATGGGCGTCGTCATCCTTCTTGTCATGGCGGCCGGTGTCGCCGCGATGCTCACCCGCAAGCTCCCCACCGGTTTCGCGCTCGTCCTGCTGGCCGTCGCCATCGCCTTCATCGCGGGCGCGCCGCTGACCGGCGAGAACAGCGTTCTGGACACAGTCCTCCAGGAGGGCGCCCCGGCGCTCGCGGCGACGATGGTCGCCATCCTGCTCGGCTCCTGGCTGGGCAAGCTGCTGGACGAGACGGGTATCGCGGGCACCCTGGTCCGCAAGATCGTCGAGTTCGGCGGGGACCGCCCGGTGGTGGTCGCCCTCGGCGTCCTCGCGGTCTCCACACTGGTCGGTACGGTCACCGGTTCGGCCCCCGCGGCGATGCTCGCCGGGATCATCGGCATCCCGGCCATGATCGCCGTCGGCATCCCCAAGGTCACCGCCGCCGGGACCATCCTGATGGGCATCGCCGCGGGCATGCCCTTCGAGCTGCCGATCTGGCAGTTCTTCTCCACCGCGCTGGAACTGCCCATCCCCACGGTGCGCGGCTTCATGCTGAAGCTGTTCCCGTTCGCACTGGCCGCCGCCGTGCTGTTCGTCCTGATCGAGACGCGGCGCCGGGGTGTGGAACACGCCTGGTCGCTCAAGTCGGCCTCGGCGAAGCCTGTTTCGCGCCGTGAGCAGCTGGGCGACGCCCCGTGGTACGCCCTGCTCACCCCGGTCGTGCCGCTGGTGCTGGCTCTCGGCTTCGAGGTGGCGATCCTGCCGTCGATGCTGGCCGGCGTGCTGTACGCGCTGCTGACCACCACCCGGCCGCGTGAGATGAACAAGCGGCTGCTGCGCACCCTGTACGGGGCGTTCGAGGTGGCGGCGGCCCCGATGGTCCTGTTCATCGCGATCGGCATCCTGCTCGCGGCGGTCAAACTGCCGGGCGCGGTGGAGTCGTTGGAGCCGCTGGTCAAGGCGGTCAGCCCGCAGAACCCGGTGCTGTTCGTGCTGGTGTTCACGCTGCTCGTACCGCTCTGCCTGTACCGGGGTCCGCTGAACGTCTTCGGTCTCGGCGCGGGGATCGCCGGGGTCCTCATCGCCGCGGGCATCTACCCGGCCGTCGCGGTGCTGGGGCTCGCCACCTCGTACAACCAGGTCTTCGGGGTGTCGGACCCCACCAGCACCCAGACCGTGTGGAGCGCGCAGTACGCCGGGGTGACCCCGCAGCAGGTGATGCTGCGCACCCTGCCGTACGTCTGGGCCGTGGCGCTCGGCGGCTTCTGCGTCACCGCCGCCACCTATCTGTGA
- a CDS encoding response regulator transcription factor: protein MAETGGRGLVVLHSSPLIRKAILDLFRGDPSVTVLGGCPHPTAVGSLPGGRPDVALVEYEQWQEVLGNLAYWSGTRVILYSRDNAPRSVVDSIRGGAAGFVHESCPPESIVKGLHEVLSGRGFWHLGADEPPPETRKTGSSGAWKLSGREEEILGLLLRRRSNEEIAQELCLTQQTVKNYASRVFHKVGVSGRKELFRMLRPCG from the coding sequence ATGGCCGAGACGGGCGGACGCGGACTGGTGGTCCTGCACTCGTCACCTTTGATACGCAAGGCGATCCTCGATCTGTTCCGGGGTGATCCGAGCGTCACCGTACTGGGGGGCTGCCCCCACCCGACCGCGGTCGGCAGCCTCCCCGGCGGCCGGCCCGACGTGGCACTCGTGGAGTACGAGCAGTGGCAGGAGGTCCTCGGCAACCTTGCGTACTGGAGCGGCACCCGCGTCATCCTCTACAGCAGGGACAACGCCCCCCGCAGCGTGGTGGACAGCATCAGGGGCGGGGCCGCCGGGTTCGTCCACGAGTCGTGCCCGCCCGAGTCCATCGTCAAGGGACTGCACGAGGTGCTGAGTGGACGCGGCTTCTGGCATCTGGGCGCGGACGAGCCACCACCGGAGACCCGGAAGACCGGGTCGTCAGGCGCGTGGAAGCTGAGCGGGCGTGAGGAGGAGATCCTCGGCCTCTTACTCCGTCGGCGCTCCAACGAAGAGATCGCCCAGGAGCTCTGCCTCACCCAGCAGACCGTCAAGAACTACGCGAGCCGGGTCTTCCACAAGGTGGGCGTATCCGGGCGCAAGGAGCTGTTCAGAATGCTGAGGCCCTGCGGATGA
- a CDS encoding alpha/beta hydrolase: MPHHPNLDPEMAAALAADPPPATVLHGLPYEELPALRAERAARPVAPPAEGVVVTDHQLPGPTPLRVRTYRSRAVGSRLLPCLLWVHGGGMVLGSPEMDDARVSAYALGADCVVVSVDYRLAPEHPYPGAVEDCYRALRWAADQAEPLRIDPGRLAIGGISAGGGLAAATALLARDSGGPELAFQLLLCPMLDDRNTTHSSREFTEAVTWPRANNLYGWAALLGPRAGGDEVPPYAAPARATDLSGLPPAYVDVGELEVFRDECARYALRLIEAGVSTEFHLWPGAFHGFDGTLPHLALPRRAAREQIAVLRRALGGASRRPEPGSGAPAPGA; the protein is encoded by the coding sequence ATGCCCCACCACCCCAACCTGGACCCCGAGATGGCGGCAGCGCTCGCGGCCGACCCGCCGCCGGCCACGGTTCTCCACGGCCTGCCGTACGAGGAACTGCCCGCGCTGCGGGCCGAACGCGCCGCGCGGCCCGTGGCCCCGCCCGCCGAGGGCGTGGTGGTGACCGACCATCAGCTGCCGGGCCCCACTCCGCTCCGGGTCCGGACCTACCGGTCACGGGCGGTGGGCTCCCGCCTGCTGCCCTGTCTGCTGTGGGTGCACGGCGGGGGCATGGTGCTGGGCTCTCCCGAGATGGACGACGCCCGGGTCTCCGCGTACGCCCTGGGGGCGGACTGCGTCGTGGTCTCGGTGGACTACCGGCTGGCGCCCGAACACCCCTATCCCGGAGCCGTGGAGGACTGCTACCGCGCCCTGCGGTGGGCGGCGGACCAGGCAGAGCCTCTGCGGATCGACCCCGGGCGCCTGGCGATCGGGGGGATCAGCGCGGGCGGCGGGCTGGCGGCCGCCACCGCCCTGCTGGCCCGGGACAGCGGCGGCCCCGAGCTGGCTTTCCAGTTGCTGCTCTGCCCGATGCTGGACGACCGCAACACCACTCATTCCAGCCGGGAGTTCACCGAGGCGGTCACCTGGCCCCGCGCCAACAACCTCTACGGCTGGGCGGCCCTGCTCGGCCCACGCGCGGGAGGCGACGAGGTACCCCCGTATGCCGCGCCCGCCCGCGCGACCGATCTGTCGGGGCTCCCTCCGGCGTACGTCGACGTGGGGGAGCTGGAGGTCTTCCGCGACGAGTGCGCGCGGTACGCGCTGCGCCTGATCGAGGCGGGGGTGTCGACCGAGTTCCATCTGTGGCCGGGCGCGTTCCACGGGTTCGACGGCACGCTCCCCCACCTCGCGCTGCCGCGCCGGGCGGCCCGCGAACAGATCGCGGTGCTGCGCCGGGCGCTGGGCGGGGCTTCCCGGCGGCCCGAACCCGGGTCGGGCGCACCCGCCCCCGGGGCTTGA